Proteins encoded together in one Helicobacter pylori window:
- the typA gene encoding translational GTPase TypA translates to MKNIRNIAVIAHVDHGKTTLVDGLLSQSGTFSEREKVDERVMDSNDLERERGITILSKNTAIYYKDTKINIIDTPGHADFGGEVERVLKMVDGVLLLVDAQEGVMPQTKFVVKKALSFGICPIVVVNKIDKPAAEPDRVVDEVFDLFVAMGASDKQLDFPVVYAAARDGYAIKSLDDEKKNLEPLFETILEHVPSPSGSVDEPLQMQIFTLDYDNYVGKIGIARVFNGSVKKNESVLLMKSDGSKENGRITKLIGFLGLARTEIENAYAGDIVALAGFNAMDVGDSVVDPTNPMPLDPMHLEEPTMSVYFAVNDSPLAGLEGKHVTANKLKDRLLKEMQTNIAMKCEEMGEGKFKVSGRGELQITILAENLRREGFEFSISRPEVIIKEENGVKCEPFEHLVIDTPQDFSGAIIERLGKRKAEMKAMNPMSDGYTRLEFEIPARGLIGYRSEFLTDTKGEGVMNHSFLEFRPFSGSVESRKNGALISMENGEATAFSLFNIQERGALFINPQTKVYVGMVIGEHSRDNDLDVNPIKSKHLTNMRASGSDDAIKLTPPRTMVLERALEWIEEDEILEVTPLNLRIRKKILDPNMRKRAKK, encoded by the coding sequence ATGAAAAATATTAGAAATATCGCTGTAATCGCGCATGTTGATCATGGGAAAACCACTTTAGTGGATGGCTTACTTTCTCAATCTGGCACATTTAGTGAGAGGGAAAAAGTGGATGAAAGGGTGATGGATAGCAACGATTTAGAAAGAGAAAGAGGGATCACTATCCTGTCTAAAAACACCGCTATTTATTACAAAGACACTAAAATCAATATCATTGACACTCCCGGGCATGCTGATTTTGGGGGCGAAGTGGAGCGCGTTTTAAAAATGGTGGATGGGGTGTTGCTTTTAGTGGATGCACAAGAAGGGGTCATGCCTCAAACTAAATTCGTGGTTAAAAAGGCTTTGAGTTTTGGGATTTGCCCTATTGTGGTGGTGAATAAAATTGATAAGCCTGCCGCTGAACCGGACAGAGTGGTGGATGAAGTTTTTGACTTGTTCGTAGCGATGGGGGCTAGCGATAAACAATTGGATTTCCCTGTCGTCTATGCTGCTGCTAGAGATGGCTATGCGATAAAAAGTTTAGACGATGAAAAGAAAAATTTAGAGCCTTTATTTGAAACGATTTTAGAGCATGTGCCAAGCCCTAGCGGGAGCGTGGATGAGCCTTTACAAATGCAAATTTTCACGCTTGATTATGACAATTATGTGGGTAAAATCGGTATCGCTAGAGTGTTTAATGGCTCGGTTAAAAAGAATGAAAGCGTGCTGTTGATGAAAAGCGATGGGAGTAAAGAAAATGGCCGTATCACTAAACTTATAGGCTTTTTAGGGCTGGCTAGGACTGAGATTGAAAACGCTTATGCGGGCGATATTGTAGCGCTTGCTGGGTTTAATGCAATGGATGTGGGCGATAGCGTCGTTGATCCCACTAACCCCATGCCTTTAGATCCCATGCATTTAGAAGAGCCTACAATGAGCGTGTATTTTGCTGTCAATGATTCGCCCTTAGCCGGGTTAGAAGGAAAGCATGTTACTGCCAATAAATTGAAAGACAGGCTCTTAAAAGAAATGCAAACCAATATCGCTATGAAATGCGAAGAAATGGGCGAAGGCAAGTTTAAAGTGAGCGGGCGTGGGGAATTGCAAATCACTATTTTAGCTGAAAATTTACGCCGTGAAGGGTTTGAGTTTAGCATTTCACGCCCTGAAGTCATCATTAAAGAAGAAAATGGCGTTAAATGCGAGCCTTTTGAGCATTTAGTGATTGACACGCCCCAAGATTTTAGCGGGGCTATCATTGAGAGATTAGGCAAAAGAAAAGCCGAAATGAAAGCGATGAATCCCATGAGCGATGGCTATACAAGATTAGAATTTGAAATTCCTGCAAGAGGGCTTATCGGTTATAGGAGCGAGTTTTTAACCGACACTAAAGGTGAAGGCGTGATGAATCATAGCTTTTTGGAATTCCGCCCTTTTAGCGGGAGCGTGGAATCGCGCAAAAATGGGGCGCTCATTAGCATGGAAAATGGCGAAGCGACCGCTTTTTCCCTTTTCAATATCCAAGAAAGAGGTGCGCTTTTTATCAACCCCCAAACTAAGGTTTATGTGGGCATGGTCATTGGCGAACACAGCCGGGATAATGATTTAGATGTCAATCCTATCAAATCCAAGCACTTAACCAACATGAGAGCGAGCGGGAGCGATGATGCGATCAAACTCACCCCGCCTAGGACTATGGTGTTAGAAAGGGCGTTAGAATGGATTGAAGAAGATGAGATTTTAGAAGTTACCCCCTTGAATTTAAGGATTAGAAAAAAGATTTTAGACCCTAACATGAGGAAAAGGGCGAAAAAATAA
- a CDS encoding DNA cytosine methyltransferase yields the protein MYKVADIFCGAGGLSYGFSTHHYFELIWANDIDQDAILSYQANHKEAQTILCDIAQLHCHNLPCVPIDILLGGPPCQSYSTLGKRKMDEKANLFKEYLRLLDLVKPKIFVFENVVGLMSMQKGQLFQRICNAFKERGYILEHAILNALDYGAPQVRERVF from the coding sequence TTGTATAAAGTAGCTGATATTTTTTGTGGTGCTGGAGGATTGAGCTATGGCTTTTCCACACACCATTATTTTGAATTGATATGGGCTAACGATATAGACCAAGACGCTATTTTAAGCTATCAAGCTAACCATAAAGAGGCACAAACCATTTTATGCGATATTGCGCAACTTCATTGCCACAACTTGCCATGCGTTCCAATTGACATTCTACTAGGCGGACCACCATGCCAGAGCTACTCCACGCTTGGCAAAAGAAAAATGGATGAAAAAGCGAATCTGTTTAAAGAATATTTGCGGCTCTTAGACTTAGTGAAACCAAAAATATTTGTTTTTGAAAATGTGGTGGGTTTAATGTCTATGCAAAAAGGGCAATTGTTCCAACGAATTTGTAACGCTTTTAAAGAGAGAGGTTATATTTTAGAGCATGCCATTTTAAACGCCCTAGATTATGGTGCGCCTCAAGTAAGAGAGCGAGTGTTTTGA
- a CDS encoding GIY-YIG nuclease family protein, protein MHISGVKTAFKIADVEYVKDSTKLNFNYLKDLKDENNQSLSQNILTQNVARVYLIVVDGEIKKIGGSQADGGIKSTLNIYKDGGIKGRPSIRSFGVWYFLYHTILTGAKIEFYMIYQPNFETQVKGLFGFCAIKDASISYKLLEQACLTDYRNNNNDAFPEWNAQEQGKDWPNDIKDEHANTTQKAQNREKAVHRKAIDKPSKT, encoded by the coding sequence ATGCATATTAGCGGAGTCAAAACTGCCTTTAAAATCGCTGATGTAGAATACGTGAAAGACAGCACAAAGTTGAATTTCAACTATCTTAAGGATTTAAAAGATGAAAACAATCAATCTTTATCTCAAAATATTTTGACTCAAAATGTGGCTAGAGTGTATTTAATTGTAGTGGATGGTGAGATTAAAAAAATTGGTGGCTCTCAAGCAGATGGTGGGATTAAAAGCACGCTCAATATTTATAAAGATGGGGGAATTAAAGGGAGGCCCAGTATTAGAAGTTTTGGCGTGTGGTATTTTCTTTACCATACGATACTTACAGGGGCTAAAATAGAATTTTACATGATTTATCAGCCTAATTTTGAAACTCAAGTGAAAGGCTTGTTTGGTTTTTGTGCAATCAAAGACGCAAGCATCAGCTATAAACTTTTAGAGCAAGCTTGCCTGACGGATTATAGAAACAATAATAATGACGCATTCCCCGAATGGAATGCGCAAGAGCAAGGCAAAGATTGGCCAAACGATATTAAAGATGAGCATGCCAATACCACTCAAAAAGCTCAAAACAGAGAAAAAGCTGTTCATAGAAAAGCGATTGACAAACCTAGCAAAACTTAA
- a CDS encoding DUF3519 domain-containing protein, protein MITSFEVDDKVLRELETIATLSNDYRDGINYSISNLIEPNPTTNALKTQEPLSPLEQANAKNLLKEQHAITPLKEFGTNYPEFALKPKEALEKLLQEKNGQVAGAAYRDDLGGIDFVWGNKDYGLEHILKRREEQALNNGLNETEAKEYALSVIKTIPEVIDKGIKVERNGRVAIEYQNIRVGLKDNWKGEKLPNHWIITGYEKLENSESLYTSPLITKSEILPLNSVEPNPTQKPLTDQEDLLKTSENLNETTKDATKLSPLEQAEAEKLAKLQREQEQSEQEFLKAKDQENKRKEALKKKLEHERGNAGNIESQTKIEVGEDIPTEIQVQIPKSRVRLNEREIYDLDYAIVKAKDLKPSFSTGGTQKRTDMNEEQIKSIAENFDPKKIFGSGGFEDLPIILHDGQVIAGNHRVQGMLNFTPKSRYIYHKAIQEYYHIDLKPDELLVRVPHNRLNNTEINNLAASSNQGRFNSESDHAIVVLSHYEAKLKELDNKLDADSIYSLKNIVAKNLNFDKATHPNVGDSNLALLMYNMPRTKTQGIELLNRWQKEFSNDIKSYEKVKKMFVDNAGSFHNLIHDMNFPKVSLNAYLSDIMDRSFANLKNYQSTSESLKDLSEKFYKTSSLEMFEKSEQSTSDISEILGGAIARFARFDDPSKALFEALRSDNIKKGLKEFKIADVTKDMFNPDSKEFKDIDIYDFAHYLLMVNRESNENNPTLKRLIEAIKDMQKESEKGIKKQKLETPSEWGHNYSEFKGDGLGAISKLLETKKGFVAGAFYKEGLGDIDLVWGNKDYGLEHILKRREKQAKNQGLNEQQAKEYALNIAKTIPEVIEKGVKVDNNGRMAIEYNGMRVGLNDKWDNQKLENKWVISSYEIYNSEGEPPILLMAQLQGVGLGTPKLTEPNPTTNTIKKGIK, encoded by the coding sequence ATGATTACAAGTTTTGAAGTGGATGATAAGGTTTTAAGGGAGTTAGAGACCATTGCGACACTCTCTAACGATTACAGAGATGGCATCAACTATAGCATCTCAAACCTTATTGAACCTAATCCTACCACAAACGCGCTTAAAACGCAAGAGCCTTTATCCCCCCTTGAACAAGCCAACGCAAAAAATCTTCTTAAAGAACAACACGCTATAACCCCACTCAAAGAGTTTGGCACTAATTACCCCGAGTTTGCCTTAAAGCCTAAGGAAGCGTTAGAGAAATTATTACAAGAGAAAAACGGGCAAGTCGCAGGCGCAGCTTATAGGGATGATTTAGGAGGGATTGATTTTGTTTGGGGGAATAAAGATTACGGGTTAGAGCACATCTTAAAACGCCGAGAAGAGCAAGCGCTTAACAATGGACTAAACGAAACAGAAGCTAAAGAATACGCCTTAAGCGTGATTAAAACGATACCGGAAGTTATTGACAAAGGCATTAAGGTTGAACGAAACGGAAGAGTAGCTATTGAATACCAAAATATAAGAGTAGGTTTAAAAGATAATTGGAAAGGAGAAAAATTACCTAATCATTGGATTATAACAGGATATGAGAAGTTGGAGAATAGTGAAAGTTTATATACATCTCCACTAATCACAAAGAGCGAGATTCTGCCCTTAAACTCCGTAGAACCTAATCCTACCCAAAAACCGCTAACAGATCAAGAGGATTTATTAAAAACAAGCGAAAATTTAAACGAAACCACCAAAGACGCTACAAAATTAAGCCCACTAGAACAAGCAGAAGCCGAAAAGCTTGCCAAGTTACAAAGAGAGCAAGAACAAAGCGAACAGGAATTTTTAAAAGCTAAAGATCAAGAAAATAAGCGTAAAGAAGCGTTAAAAAAGAAATTAGAACACGAGCGAGGCAATGCAGGCAACATTGAAAGCCAGACTAAAATAGAAGTAGGAGAGGATATCCCTACAGAAATCCAAGTGCAGATCCCCAAAAGTAGAGTAAGGCTAAACGAACGAGAGATTTACGATCTGGACTATGCGATCGTCAAAGCCAAAGATTTAAAACCAAGTTTTAGTACAGGCGGGACGCAAAAACGCACCGACATGAACGAAGAACAGATTAAAAGCATTGCTGAAAATTTTGATCCTAAAAAGATATTTGGGAGCGGAGGGTTTGAAGATTTACCGATCATTCTACATGACGGACAAGTGATCGCAGGGAACCACAGAGTCCAAGGCATGCTAAACTTCACGCCTAAAAGCCGTTACATTTACCACAAAGCGATCCAGGAATACTATCACATAGACTTAAAGCCTGACGAATTGTTAGTGAGAGTGCCACACAACCGACTAAATAATACCGAGATCAACAATTTAGCGGCTTCATCTAATCAAGGAAGATTCAACAGCGAAAGCGATCATGCGATAGTGGTTTTAAGCCACTATGAAGCGAAATTAAAAGAATTAGACAACAAATTAGACGCTGATAGCATTTATTCGTTAAAAAATATCGTTGCTAAAAACCTTAATTTTGACAAAGCCACTCATCCTAATGTGGGAGATAGTAATTTAGCGTTGCTTATGTATAACATGCCAAGGACCAAAACGCAAGGGATAGAATTATTAAACCGTTGGCAGAAAGAATTTTCTAACGACATTAAAAGCTATGAAAAGGTTAAAAAAATGTTTGTAGATAACGCTGGGAGTTTTCACAATCTAATCCATGACATGAATTTTCCTAAGGTGAGTTTAAACGCTTATCTAAGCGATATCATGGATCGCAGTTTTGCTAATTTAAAGAATTACCAAAGCACGAGCGAAAGCCTGAAAGATTTGAGCGAGAAATTCTATAAAACGAGTTCTTTAGAGATGTTTGAAAAGAGCGAACAAAGCACAAGCGACATCAGCGAGATTTTAGGAGGTGCGATCGCCAGGTTCGCGAGGTTTGATGATCCGAGCAAAGCGTTATTTGAAGCCTTAAGAAGCGATAACATTAAAAAAGGCTTGAAAGAATTTAAGATCGCAGACGTTACTAAGGACATGTTTAACCCTGATAGTAAAGAGTTTAAAGATATTGATATTTACGACTTTGCACATTACCTTTTAATGGTCAATAGAGAATCGAACGAAAATAACCCTACCTTAAAGCGCTTGATAGAAGCTATAAAGGACATGCAAAAAGAGAGCGAGAAAGGGATTAAAAAACAAAAACTTGAAACGCCTAGCGAGTGGGGACACAATTATAGCGAGTTTAAGGGCGATGGCTTAGGAGCGATTAGCAAGCTATTAGAAACTAAAAAAGGTTTTGTAGCGGGAGCGTTTTATAAGGAAGGTTTAGGGGATATTGATTTAGTTTGGGGTAATAAAGATTACGGGTTAGAACACATTTTGAAACGCCGAGAGAAACAAGCCAAAAACCAAGGATTAAACGAACAACAAGCCAAAGAATACGCCCTAAATATAGCTAAAACGATACCGGAAGTTATAGAGAAAGGCGTTAAGGTTGATAATAACGGCAGAATGGCTATTGAATACAACGGCATGCGAGTAGGACTTAATGATAAGTGGGATAATCAAAAGCTAGAGAATAAGTGGGTGATAAGCAGTTATGAAATTTATAATAGTGAGGGTGAGCCACCGATCCTCCTTATGGCTCAATTACAAGGGGTAGGTTTGGGAACCCCTAAACTCACAGAACCTAATCCTACCACAAACACGATTAAAAAAGGAATAAAATGA
- a CDS encoding catalase, with product MKKIGLSLCLVLSLGFLKAHEVSAEEIADIFYKLNAKEPKMKINHTKGFCAKGVFLPNLQAKKDLDVPLLNEKEIPASVRYSLGGVAMDDKSKVRGMALKLENQNASWTMVMLNTEINFAKNPEEFAQFFEMRIPKNGKVDEARIKKLYEEVPSYRNFAAYMKTIGISSSVANTPYYSVHAFKFKDKEEKLLPARWKFVPKDGVKYLNSQELKQKDSNYLLSSFQQHLKTKPIEYQMYLVFANKNDATNDTTALWKGKHKELLVGTLKVEKYEGMGCNKDVYFPADLPKGVEAPTDPLFQIRNEVYGITFSRRQ from the coding sequence ATGAAAAAAATTGGTTTGAGCTTGTGTTTGGTTTTGAGTTTGGGTTTTTTAAAAGCCCATGAAGTGAGCGCTGAAGAGATTGCGGATATTTTCTACAAACTCAACGCCAAAGAGCCTAAAATGAAAATCAACCACACTAAGGGGTTTTGCGCTAAAGGCGTGTTCCTCCCTAACTTGCAAGCAAAAAAGGATTTAGATGTGCCACTACTCAATGAAAAAGAAATCCCTGCGTCTGTAAGGTATTCTTTAGGGGGCGTAGCGATGGACGATAAAAGCAAGGTTAGGGGAATGGCGTTAAAATTGGAAAATCAAAACGCTAGTTGGACAATGGTGATGCTCAATACAGAAATCAATTTTGCCAAAAACCCTGAAGAATTCGCCCAATTTTTTGAAATGAGAATTCCTAAAAATGGCAAGGTAGATGAAGCAAGAATCAAAAAGCTTTATGAAGAAGTCCCCTCTTATAGGAATTTTGCCGCCTATATGAAAACGATAGGGATTAGCTCAAGCGTGGCTAACACGCCTTATTATAGCGTGCATGCGTTCAAGTTTAAAGATAAGGAAGAGAAATTATTGCCTGCAAGGTGGAAATTTGTGCCTAAAGATGGCGTTAAATACTTAAATTCTCAAGAATTAAAGCAAAAAGATTCAAATTATCTGCTCTCTTCATTCCAACAACACCTTAAAACTAAACCCATAGAATACCAAATGTATTTGGTGTTTGCGAACAAAAATGATGCCACCAACGACACGACCGCGCTTTGGAAAGGCAAGCATAAGGAATTATTGGTGGGGACTTTGAAAGTTGAAAAATACGAAGGAATGGGTTGTAATAAAGATGTGTATTTCCCAGCTGATCTCCCTAAAGGCGTAGAAGCCCCTACTGATCCCTTGTTTCAAATCAGGAATGAAGTTTATGGGATCACTTTTAGCAGAAGGCAATAA
- a CDS encoding DNA adenine methylase → MHANLFNQNASKKDVFLHNLRSNNGRYKRYVKAPLRYGGGKSLAVGLIVECIPNGVRRMISPFIGGGSVEIACAAELGLEVLGFDIFDILVNFYQVLLKDKQALYSSLLSLEPNQETYNTIKQELKAHYKKECVLDPLILARDYYFNFNLSYGPGFLGWISKIYTDKQRYLNTLLKIKDFNAPSLKVECSGFEEVLLAYPNDFFYLDPPYVLENSKMFKGIYPMRNFPIHHNGFKHEVLAHMLKRHKGPFILSYNDCELVRNAYKDFKILEPSWQYTMGQGETRMGKNRLERGDNNHVKQSHELLIIKE, encoded by the coding sequence ATGCATGCGAATTTATTCAACCAAAACGCTAGCAAAAAAGATGTTTTTTTGCACAATTTACGCTCTAATAATGGGCGTTACAAACGCTATGTAAAAGCCCCTTTAAGATATGGTGGGGGCAAGTCTTTAGCTGTAGGGTTAATAGTGGAGTGTATACCTAATGGTGTGCGTAGGATGATTAGCCCTTTTATAGGTGGGGGGAGCGTGGAAATTGCATGCGCGGCAGAGTTGGGTTTAGAAGTGTTGGGCTTTGATATTTTTGACATTTTAGTGAATTTTTATCAAGTGTTACTCAAAGACAAACAAGCTCTTTATAGTAGCTTGCTTTCTTTAGAACCTAATCAAGAAACTTACAACACCATCAAACAAGAGTTAAAAGCCCATTATAAAAAAGAATGTGTTTTAGACCCTTTAATTTTGGCTAGAGATTATTACTTTAACTTTAATTTAAGCTATGGGCCAGGATTTTTAGGGTGGATAAGTAAAATTTATACCGATAAACAACGCTATCTAAACACCCTTTTAAAAATTAAAGATTTTAACGCCCCTAGTTTAAAGGTGGAATGCTCTGGTTTTGAAGAAGTGTTGCTCGCTTATCCTAATGATTTTTTCTATCTTGACCCCCCTTATGTGTTAGAAAATTCTAAAATGTTTAAGGGGATTTATCCTATGCGTAATTTCCCTATCCACCACAATGGTTTTAAACATGAAGTATTGGCTCACATGCTAAAAAGGCATAAAGGGCCATTTATTTTAAGCTATAATGACTGCGAATTGGTAAGGAATGCTTATAAGGATTTTAAAATTTTAGAACCATCTTGGCAATACACTATGGGACAAGGCGAAACCAGAATGGGTAAAAACCGCTTAGAAAGAGGCGATAATAACCATGTCAAACAATCTCATGAGCTATTGATCATCAAGGAGTAA
- the hofC gene encoding outer membrane beta-barrel protein HofC, giving the protein MKLKKRKVAATLLKRFTLPLLFTTGSLGAVTYEVHGDFINFSKVGFNHSPINPVKGIYPTETFVNLTGKLEGSVHLGRGWTVNLGGVLGGQVYDSTRYDRWAKDFTPPSYWDKTSCGTDSMSLCMNATKMWEQQGPGGIVDPRGIGYMYMGEWNGLFPNYYPANAYLPGASRRYEVYKANLTYDSDRVHMVMGRFDVTEQEQMDWVYQLFQGFYGTFKLTNKMKFLLFSSWGRGIADGQWLFPIYREKPWGIHKAGIIYRPTKNLMIHPYVYLIPQVGTLPGVKVEYDTNPEFSGRGIRNKTTFYALYDYRWNNAEYGRYAPARYNTWDPFLDNGKWRGLQGPGGATLLLRHHIDINNYFVVGGAYLNIGNPNMNLGTWGNPVALDGIEQWVGGIYSLGFAGIDNITDADAFTEYVKGGGKHGKFSWSVYQRFTTAPRALEYGIGMYLDYQFSKHVKAGLKLVWLEFQIRAGYNPGTGFLGPNGQPLNLNNGLFESSAFAQGPQNIGGIAKSVTQDRSHLMTHISYSF; this is encoded by the coding sequence ATGAAATTAAAGAAACGAAAAGTTGCGGCTACATTGCTAAAGCGTTTTACCTTACCACTATTGTTCACTACGGGTTCATTAGGGGCGGTTACTTATGAAGTGCATGGGGATTTTATCAACTTCTCCAAAGTGGGTTTTAACCATTCGCCTATTAACCCTGTTAAAGGTATCTATCCCACAGAAACTTTTGTTAACCTTACGGGTAAGCTAGAGGGGTCTGTGCATTTAGGTAGGGGATGGACCGTGAATTTAGGCGGTGTTTTGGGCGGACAAGTTTATGATAGCACTAGGTATGATAGGTGGGCAAAGGATTTTACTCCCCCAAGCTATTGGGATAAAACTTCTTGCGGCACGGATTCTATGAGCCTTTGTATGAATGCGACTAAAATGTGGGAGCAGCAAGGACCAGGCGGTATTGTTGACCCTAGAGGTATTGGCTATATGTATATGGGTGAGTGGAACGGCTTGTTCCCTAACTACTATCCGGCTAACGCCTACTTGCCTGGTGCCTCAAGGCGCTATGAAGTTTATAAAGCGAATCTTACCTATGACAGCGACAGAGTCCATATGGTCATGGGGCGTTTTGATGTTACGGAGCAGGAGCAAATGGATTGGGTTTACCAATTGTTCCAAGGTTTTTATGGGACTTTCAAGCTTACGAATAAGATGAAATTCTTGCTCTTTAGCTCTTGGGGTCGTGGTATCGCTGATGGTCAATGGTTATTCCCCATCTATCGTGAAAAGCCTTGGGGTATTCATAAGGCGGGTATTATTTATCGCCCTACAAAGAATCTAATGATCCACCCTTATGTGTATCTTATCCCACAAGTAGGCACATTGCCCGGTGTTAAAGTAGAGTATGATACCAATCCGGAATTTAGCGGTAGGGGCATTAGGAATAAAACAACTTTCTATGCGTTGTATGACTATCGTTGGAATAACGCTGAATATGGTCGTTACGCGCCCGCTCGTTATAACACTTGGGATCCATTCTTGGATAATGGTAAGTGGCGTGGCTTGCAAGGTCCTGGTGGTGCGACGCTTCTTTTGCGCCACCACATAGATATTAACAACTACTTTGTGGTTGGTGGTGCTTATCTCAACATTGGTAACCCTAACATGAACTTAGGTACTTGGGGTAACCCTGTGGCTCTTGATGGTATCGAACAATGGGTCGGTGGCATCTATAGCTTAGGGTTTGCGGGGATTGACAACATTACCGATGCTGACGCGTTCACCGAGTATGTTAAAGGTGGAGGCAAGCATGGTAAGTTTAGTTGGAGCGTTTATCAACGCTTCACTACCGCTCCAAGGGCTTTGGAATATGGTATCGGTATGTATCTAGACTATCAGTTCAGCAAGCATGTTAAAGCGGGTCTTAAACTCGTATGGTTAGAGTTCCAAATTCGTGCGGGTTACAACCCTGGAACCGGTTTCCTTGGGCCAAACGGTCAGCCGCTTAACTTGAATAATGGTTTGTTTGAATCTTCTGCATTCGCGCAAGGTCCTCAAAATATAGGCGGTATCGCAAAAAGCGTCACTCAAGACAGAAGCCATTTGATGACACACATCAGTTATAGTTTCTAA
- the hofD gene encoding outer membrane beta-barrel protein HofD: MEVKKYFSYALFFLLFSGLFLSKLQAYKFNMSIVGKVSSYTKFGFNNQRYQPSKDIYPTGSYTSLLGELNLSMGLYKGLRAEVGAMMAALPYDSTAYQGNNIPNGQPGSRTDPFGAGIFWQYIGWYAGHSGLNVQKPRLAMVHNAFLSYNYKKDKFSFGVKGGRYDAEEYDWFTSYTQGVEGFVKYKDTRFRVMYSDARASASSDWFWYFGRYYTSGKALMVADLKYEKDNLKINPYFYAIFQRMYAPGINITYDTNPNFNNKGFRFVGTFVGFFPIFATPANQNDIILFQQVPLGKSGQTYFFRTRFYYNEWQFGGSVYKNIGNANGDIGIYGDPLGYNIWTNSIYDAEINNIVGADVINGFLYVGSQYRGFSWKILGRWTDSPRADERSLALFLSYFSNKYNIRMDLKLEYYGNITKKGYCIGYCGMYVPVDPNGPGTQPLTHNVYSDRSHIMFNITYGFRIY; the protein is encoded by the coding sequence TTGGAAGTTAAGAAATATTTTTCTTACGCTCTATTTTTTTTGCTTTTTTCTGGTCTTTTTTTATCCAAACTTCAAGCTTATAAATTCAACATGAGCATTGTTGGAAAGGTGAGCAGCTATACCAAGTTTGGCTTTAACAACCAAAGATACCAGCCTTCTAAAGACATTTATCCTACAGGTAGCTACACTTCTTTACTCGGCGAATTGAATTTGAGCATGGGTTTATACAAGGGTTTGAGAGCGGAAGTGGGGGCGATGATGGCAGCGCTCCCCTATGACTCTACCGCCTATCAAGGCAACAATATCCCTAATGGCCAGCCTGGCTCTAGGACCGATCCTTTTGGGGCGGGTATCTTTTGGCAATATATTGGTTGGTATGCAGGGCATAGTGGTTTAAACGTGCAAAAACCTCGTTTAGCCATGGTGCATAACGCTTTTTTGAGCTACAACTACAAAAAAGACAAATTCAGTTTTGGCGTGAAAGGGGGTCGCTATGATGCTGAAGAGTATGATTGGTTCACTTCTTACACTCAAGGGGTTGAAGGCTTTGTCAAATACAAAGACACCAGATTCAGAGTGATGTATTCAGACGCTAGGGCTTCAGCGTCAAGCGACTGGTTTTGGTATTTTGGGCGTTACTATACAAGCGGTAAGGCTCTAATGGTAGCGGATTTGAAATATGAAAAAGACAACCTAAAAATCAACCCTTATTTTTATGCGATCTTTCAAAGAATGTATGCGCCAGGCATTAATATCACTTATGACACCAACCCTAATTTCAACAATAAGGGTTTTCGTTTTGTAGGCACTTTCGTGGGGTTTTTCCCCATTTTTGCCACTCCAGCTAATCAAAATGATATTATCCTATTCCAACAAGTGCCGTTAGGAAAGAGCGGGCAAACTTATTTTTTCCGCACTCGTTTTTATTATAACGAGTGGCAATTTGGGGGTAGCGTCTATAAAAATATCGGTAACGCTAATGGCGATATAGGTATTTATGGGGACCCTCTAGGGTATAACATTTGGACGAATAGTATTTATGACGCAGAAATTAATAATATCGTTGGCGCTGATGTTATTAACGGGTTTTTGTATGTAGGCTCGCAGTATAGGGGGTTTAGTTGGAAAATTTTAGGCCGTTGGACGGATAGCCCAAGGGCTGATGAAAGGAGTCTCGCGCTCTTTTTGAGCTATTTTTCTAATAAGTATAATATTAGAATGGATTTAAAACTAGAATATTATGGCAATATCACCAAAAAAGGCTATTGTATTGGGTATTGTGGCATGTATGTTCCAGTTGATCCTAACGGGCCTGGCACGCAGCCTTTAACGCACAATGTGTATTCTGACAGGAGTCATATAATGTTTAACATTACTTATGGTTTTAGGATTTACTAG